The DNA window ACAGGAAGCATAATCATTGGCGCTTCAGGAGGAAGCCAGCCTTTTTCAATAGTGCAGCCAATACAGGTCATTCAATTTATTTTCTGCCTTCAGGGAATTTTTCCTTCCAGAAATTAATATGAAAATTAAAAAGCTTTGGGATGTACCCCCAAAGCTTTTTTAGCTTACTAGCTTATTCTATGTTCTTCAACAAAGACGATCATACTATTAAAATTGGTTTTCTGAATCCCCACTCCAGTTTTTATCCTTACTATGCCCATCATCTTCTTGCTGGTTTTTTTTTAGGTATGGACAAGGATCCTGGCAACCAGAAAGAAATCCAGTTTATTCCGCATTATACAGATACAGGGAGTACATCCAAAACAGTAGAAGGTGTCAAAAAACTATTACATTTTGACAGAGTAGATATGCTGTCGGGGCTAATCAGCTACTCGGTTCTTCCTGAAATTGTACCTGTCCTGGAATCGAATAAAAAGCTTGGGTTTTTCTTTGATTCAGGCGAATACATTCCATATTTCGATTACTTAAGCCCCAATACTTTCTTCTCTTCCAACCAGTTGTGGCAATCGGAATATGCTTTGGGCCAGTGGGCAAGAAAAGAATATGGAGAAGGCGGGTTGATGGTAATGCCGGTACTGGAATCCGGTTACCACCTTCACAGTGCTTTTCAAAAAGGGTTTACAAATGGCGGCGGCGGACAGATTTTACTTTCTGTTCTCCCCTTTGACCATCAAAATCCGCACCGGTTAGATATGGATAAAGTTTTTCGGCAAATCAAAAAAAAGGGTCCGCCATTTGTTCATGCAATCTTCAGCGGCGATGGCGGTAATGAATTTTTTACCCGCTGGGTTGAAGAAGGATTGTCTGGGCAAATTCCATTAATCGCAGCAGAAAATATGATCTATGATGAATGGATAGAAGAAATTGCGGATCTGAATATCGAGTGCTATTCAAGTTTACTGTATGATCCTGCCATATCCTCTCTGCAAAACCGGTTATTTAAAAAGAAATTCCAGCAAACAACAGGACAAGCTGTAAATATTTTCGCTTTACTCGGATATGAAGGAGGCCTCATGTTCAAAGAGCTTCTCCAAGACATCAAAAAACGAGACTGGGGAAAAGTTCAATCTTTGTTACAAACCGAACATATTCATGGCCCAAGAGGAGAACGAAATTTTTACCCGGACGCAGGGTTTGTACTCCCTGAAATGAGTATTGCACGTATCAAAACCAAAAAAAAACAGACTGACAAACGTGTGATTGGACAGGGAAAACGACTGGCATATAACCACCAGATATTTAATGAGATTCGTTCGGCGACACCTTCAGGATGGCAAAATCCATTGTTTTGTGTGTGAACAAGAGAAATAATCACAAGCCCTTTTATTAAAAATTTTTACCCATTA is part of the Rhodohalobacter sp. 614A genome and encodes:
- a CDS encoding ABC transporter substrate-binding protein yields the protein MFFNKDDHTIKIGFLNPHSSFYPYYAHHLLAGFFLGMDKDPGNQKEIQFIPHYTDTGSTSKTVEGVKKLLHFDRVDMLSGLISYSVLPEIVPVLESNKKLGFFFDSGEYIPYFDYLSPNTFFSSNQLWQSEYALGQWARKEYGEGGLMVMPVLESGYHLHSAFQKGFTNGGGGQILLSVLPFDHQNPHRLDMDKVFRQIKKKGPPFVHAIFSGDGGNEFFTRWVEEGLSGQIPLIAAENMIYDEWIEEIADLNIECYSSLLYDPAISSLQNRLFKKKFQQTTGQAVNIFALLGYEGGLMFKELLQDIKKRDWGKVQSLLQTEHIHGPRGERNFYPDAGFVLPEMSIARIKTKKKQTDKRVIGQGKRLAYNHQIFNEIRSATPSGWQNPLFCV